The genomic DNA CGTTGACGGCATGGATCTGATTGCTGACATCCGCATCATCTTTGACAATTACGATTTCCAGACCCAGATTCTGGCTGCTTCGATCCGTACCGTCGAGCATGTCAGACAGGCTGCTCTGATCGGTGCTGATGTGGTGACGGCGCCGCCGGCAACCCTGAAAGCACTGGTGAAACATCCGCTGACGGATAAGGGCCTTGCGGCGTTTTTGGAAGACTGGAAAAAAACCGGCCAGTCGATCGCCTGATTTCGCAGTCTTACTCGGGCGGCTGGGACTGTTCAGCCGCCCGTGATCCCAAAATGGCGCTGCCGACGCGCACATGGCTCGCGCCAAGCATGATCGCCGTATCAAAATCACCGCTCATGCCCATCGACAGCCCGGACACACCGGCTTCCTCCGCCAGTTGACGCAGCAGCGCAAAATGCGGTGCAGCCACCTCATCGGCGGGTGGAATGCACATCAACCCGGCAATATTCAGACCGATTTCGTCGCGGCAGGCCCTGACGAAAGCCACCGCCTCCGCCGGGGTCACCCCGGCCTTTTGCGTCTCGTCTCCGGTGTTGACCTGAACGAAGAAACTCCGCTTCACACCAAGCTTGTCCTCCGCCTTTTTCAGAACCTTGGCAATTTTGATGCGGTCAACCGTTTCAATGACATCAAACAGGGCGATGGCATCTTCCGCCTTGTTGGATTGCAATGGTCCGATCAGATGAAGCTCCAGATCGGGATAAAGCTCCCGCAATACAGGCCATTTGCCCTGCGCTTCCTGCACCCGGTTTTCGCCGAAAACCCGCTGACCCTGCTGAAACAGCGGCTCCAGCGCCTCGGCCGCAAAGGTCTTGCTGACCGCCACCAGATGGATGGCTGCCGGGTCGCGTTCATAACGCTGCGCCGCTTCGGCGATTTCGCCGCGTACTTTTGCAAGCCGGGCGATGGTCTCGTCCGGATCTGGAGTTGGTGAGGGAGCCCACGCCATGAATTGGTCCTGTTGCTGATGATTCCACTGCCCTGCCTTTTATTGCAGTTGACCGCCGCTGTCATTTCTGGTGTTTGTCTCGCCGAGATTTGAAAGCAACTTCCGGAAATTTGAGCGCGAAATATGGCCTCCGCAAAAGTGCAGACAGAACGTTATAACCCGCAGATCGTTGAGCCCCACTGGCAGAAAGTCTGGACCGGCCAGGAGCTGTTCACGACGCAGACTGACGACCCGCGCGAAAAATATTATGTGCTTGAAATGTTTCCCTACCCCTCGGGCCGCATTCATGTCGGCCATGTGCGCAATTATGCCATGGGTGACGTGGTGGCCCGGTTCAAACGGGCAAAAGGTTTCAACGTGCTGCACCCGATGGGGTGGGACGCGTTTGGCATGCCGGCTGAAAATGCCGCGATGAAGAACAAGGTCCATCCCAAGGCCTGGACCTATGCCAATATTGCCGCCATGCGCAGCCAGCTTAAATCCATGGGTCTGTCGCTCGATTGGCAACGCGAATTCGCCACCTGCGATGTCGCCTATTATCACCAGCAGCAGAAACTGTTTCTGGATTTTCTTCAGGCGGGCATTGCTTACCGCAAGAAATCCAAGGTCAACTGGGACCCGGTCGACCGCACCGTGCTGGCCAATGAACAGGTCATCGACGGAAAAGGCTGGCGTTCCGGCGCGGATGTCGAACAGCGCGAACTCACCCAGTGGTTTTTCAGGATTTCGGACTATTCCGAAGATCTGCTGACAGCGCTGGACGGACTTACGCGCTGGCCCGACAAGGTCCGCCTGATGCAGAAAAACTGGATCGGCCGGTCGGAAGGCATGTCCGTCCGGTTTGCGTTTGACGGCGCCGGCAGGGAGCCGCTGGAAATCTTCACCACACGGCAGGATACCTTGTTCGGAGCCAGCTTCATGGCGCTGTCACCGGACCATCCGCTGACGGAGGATCTGGCCAAAGACAATGCGGAACTGGCGGCTTTTGTTGCCGAATGCCGCAAACAGGGCACCAGCGTCGTTGCTGTGGAAACCGCCGAAAAACGCGGCTTTGACACTGGACTGCGCGTCAAGCATCCGCTTCAGGCAGGCACTTTGCCGGTCTATGTCGCCAATTTCGTGCTGATGGATTACGGCACCGGCGCGATTTTCGGCTGTCCGGCCCATGACCAGCGTGACCTCGACTTTGCCAACAAGTATAAATTGCCGGTGACCCCTGTTGTCCTGCCATCGGATGCCGATGCCGCCGGCTTCACGATTGACAATGAGGCCTATACCGGCCCCGGCAGTATTTTCAATTCTGGATTTCTGGACGGTCTCAGCATTGAAGCGGCCAAGCAGGCGGTCGCCGAGCACCTTGAGCAGGCCCTGCTCGACGGCGCACCTCAGGGCACGCGGCAGATCAATTATCGCCTGCGCGACTGGGGCATTTCGCGGCAGCGCTACTGGGGCTGTCCGATACCGATCATCCATTGCCCCAGCTGTGGCCCACAGCCGGTTCCCGAAGACCAGTTGCCGGTCGAACTGCCGGACGAGATTGATTTTGAAACGCCTGGCAACCCGCTTGATCGCCATGCCAGTTGGAAACAAGTGGCCTGCCCGGCCTGCGGCCAGGATTCTGTCCGCGAAACCGATACGATGGATACGTTCGTCGATTCGTCCTGGTATTTCGCCCGCTTCACCGCGCCGCGCAGCACCACGCCGACCGATCCGCAGGCCGCCGATGCCTGGCTGCCGGTCAATCAGTATATTGGCGGTGTTGAACATGCGATTCTGCATCTGCTGTATTCGCGGTTTTTCGCCCGCGCCATGTCGCGCTGCGGACACATGTCCATAGAAGAGCCATTTGAAGGTCTGTTTACCCAAGGCATGGTGGTCCATGAAGCCTATCATGACGGCCAGGAGCGCGCCTGGTTTGCGCCCGCTGAACTACGGTTTGAGGGCGAAGGCACCGAGCGCAGGGCATTCCTGATTGACGGAGGTCAGGAAGTGACCATCGGCAAGATCGAGAAAATGTCGAAATCCAAACGCAACACCGTCGATCCTGACGATATTATTCGCACCTATGGCGCGGATACGGCGCGCTGGTTCGTGCTGTCTGATTCGCCGCCGGAACGCGATGTCATCTGGACTGACGCCGGGGTTGAAGGCGCGCATCGTTTTGTTCAGCGCGTCTGGCGCCTGGTTCAGGAAGTTGCGGCGCTCGATTCGGCGGCAGGCTCCCCCCAGGATCACGCATTGACCGCAGCTGCGCATAAGGCGCTGCATGCTGTGGAAGCGGACATTGATGGCCTGCGTTTCAATCGTGCCGTCGCTCAGATTTATGAATTGGCAAATGCGATTTCAGCTCAGCTCAGCAAGGCCGATGCTCAGGACAGCACAAATGGTGCCATCCGCGGCGCTTTTGAAATGATGCTCCATGCTTTGGCCCCAATGATGCCGCATCTGGCCGAGGAATGCTGGCAGCATCTGGGACATTCCGATTTGATTGCAAGCCGTCCCTGGCCTAAGGTGAATGAGGCGCTGCTTTCGCAGGACACTGTCATTCTGCCAGTGCAGATCAACGGCAAGCGGCGCGCCGAAATCACGGTGCCGAAAGAAGCCTCAAAACAGGCAGTGGAAGAGGCAGTTCTGACCATCCCGGCCGTGCTGAAAGCACTGGATGGCAGGGCTCCGAAGAAGCTGATTGTCGTGCCTGGACGCATTGTGAACGTGGTTGTTTGATTAACTTAATAATGAGATGTTGCAGCAGTTTATCGTGAGCGAGAACACACAGATGCATTTGATTTTGCGAATTCTCAAATCCCCGACCCCGGCCATTATAGCGCTGGCCCTGCTGACCGCAGCCTGTAACGTCCGGCCCGTCTATGGGCCAGGCAGCGGCTCCGGCGTTGAACAGGTATCTGATGAAATGGCCGCAATCGCCATTGATCCGGCCAAAGACCGGATATCTCAGGAGCTGCGCAACCGGCTTATTTTCAATTTCAATCTCGGCCGTTCTATTGCCGAAAAGAAATACCAGATGAGCTACACTCTCAAACAGTCAGATGATGCCATTGCCATTGAGGCCCGCAGCGGTGCTCCGGCGTCCTACCGCCTGACTGCAATTGTCAAATTCCGCATACTGGACCCAGTGGCCAACACCACACTGACCGCGGGCACAGTGCGCGCCAGCGCCTCCTATGACCGCTCATCGCAGAGCTTTGCCAACATCCGCGCCCGCCGCGACGCGGAAAACCGCGCAGCAAAATCGGCTGCCGACGAAATCACAGCCCGGATCTCCACCTATTTTGCCACCCAGCGGTAATTATGGCGGTTCTGCAGAAGGAAGCACTGAATTCCTATCTGAAAAACCCGTCAATCCGGTATCGCATGGTTCTGGTGTTCGGGCCGGACAGAGGGCTGGTGTCGGAACGCGCCAGCGCCATTCTTGATGGGCTGCAGCGATTGTCAG from Pararhizobium sp. IMCC3301 includes the following:
- the leuS gene encoding leucine--tRNA ligase — protein: MQTERYNPQIVEPHWQKVWTGQELFTTQTDDPREKYYVLEMFPYPSGRIHVGHVRNYAMGDVVARFKRAKGFNVLHPMGWDAFGMPAENAAMKNKVHPKAWTYANIAAMRSQLKSMGLSLDWQREFATCDVAYYHQQQKLFLDFLQAGIAYRKKSKVNWDPVDRTVLANEQVIDGKGWRSGADVEQRELTQWFFRISDYSEDLLTALDGLTRWPDKVRLMQKNWIGRSEGMSVRFAFDGAGREPLEIFTTRQDTLFGASFMALSPDHPLTEDLAKDNAELAAFVAECRKQGTSVVAVETAEKRGFDTGLRVKHPLQAGTLPVYVANFVLMDYGTGAIFGCPAHDQRDLDFANKYKLPVTPVVLPSDADAAGFTIDNEAYTGPGSIFNSGFLDGLSIEAAKQAVAEHLEQALLDGAPQGTRQINYRLRDWGISRQRYWGCPIPIIHCPSCGPQPVPEDQLPVELPDEIDFETPGNPLDRHASWKQVACPACGQDSVRETDTMDTFVDSSWYFARFTAPRSTTPTDPQAADAWLPVNQYIGGVEHAILHLLYSRFFARAMSRCGHMSIEEPFEGLFTQGMVVHEAYHDGQERAWFAPAELRFEGEGTERRAFLIDGGQEVTIGKIEKMSKSKRNTVDPDDIIRTYGADTARWFVLSDSPPERDVIWTDAGVEGAHRFVQRVWRLVQEVAALDSAAGSPQDHALTAAAHKALHAVEADIDGLRFNRAVAQIYELANAISAQLSKADAQDSTNGAIRGAFEMMLHALAPMMPHLAEECWQHLGHSDLIASRPWPKVNEALLSQDTVILPVQINGKRRAEITVPKEASKQAVEEAVLTIPAVLKALDGRAPKKLIVVPGRIVNVVV
- a CDS encoding YggS family pyridoxal phosphate-dependent enzyme; translated protein: MAWAPSPTPDPDETIARLAKVRGEIAEAAQRYERDPAAIHLVAVSKTFAAEALEPLFQQGQRVFGENRVQEAQGKWPVLRELYPDLELHLIGPLQSNKAEDAIALFDVIETVDRIKIAKVLKKAEDKLGVKRSFFVQVNTGDETQKAGVTPAEAVAFVRACRDEIGLNIAGLMCIPPADEVAAPHFALLRQLAEEAGVSGLSMGMSGDFDTAIMLGASHVRVGSAILGSRAAEQSQPPE
- the lptE gene encoding LPS assembly lipoprotein LptE, with protein sequence MSENTQMHLILRILKSPTPAIIALALLTAACNVRPVYGPGSGSGVEQVSDEMAAIAIDPAKDRISQELRNRLIFNFNLGRSIAEKKYQMSYTLKQSDDAIAIEARSGAPASYRLTAIVKFRILDPVANTTLTAGTVRASASYDRSSQSFANIRARRDAENRAAKSAADEITARISTYFATQR